The proteins below come from a single Dermatophilaceae bacterium Soc4.6 genomic window:
- a CDS encoding alkaline phosphatase family protein, whose product MAKIVERVVVFTQENHTTDHYFTSMRAWGANVATGWPTQPNPPAHDQAHTRAAYAKWLHAQANRAATPAAHTQIDTDAVLPYYAWLAKTGAFCENHCSGFGTNSTPNHLLIIGGQSPTLRNPPRAQTDPVWDMPSLPGHAGDHGLTWKAYTGSSGYPVNFYQQLTGSKNIVRSDDFVTDATNGGLPELSMVWHDSPYDEHPVADVTRGQDKIWQAVDAVVTAGLWDTTVFLLSWDDWGGYDDHVITPNLEQTPDGVQLAYGPRVPLLMFGGPVRSGIDSRWNGHPSIGKTVLDLLGLPPLGVPRLDDAPTLADLVDPTAKPSPTPPAYGTTITQPTPPSPAPIPTPLPPPPAPHSAAVGPVILRDGSTLPPPNDQPVT is encoded by the coding sequence ATGGCCAAGATCGTCGAGCGGGTGGTGGTGTTCACGCAGGAGAACCACACCACCGACCACTACTTCACCTCGATGCGGGCCTGGGGGGCGAACGTAGCGACCGGCTGGCCGACCCAGCCGAACCCGCCGGCGCACGACCAGGCGCACACCCGCGCGGCGTACGCGAAATGGCTGCACGCCCAAGCGAACAGGGCTGCGACCCCGGCAGCGCACACCCAGATCGACACCGACGCGGTCCTCCCGTACTACGCCTGGCTGGCCAAGACCGGAGCCTTCTGCGAGAACCACTGCTCCGGGTTCGGCACGAACTCCACCCCGAACCACCTGCTCATCATCGGCGGGCAGAGCCCCACGCTGCGCAACCCGCCGCGCGCCCAGACCGACCCCGTATGGGACATGCCCTCCCTGCCCGGGCACGCCGGCGACCACGGCCTCACCTGGAAGGCCTACACCGGCTCGTCCGGCTACCCGGTGAACTTCTACCAGCAACTGACCGGCTCAAAGAACATCGTGCGGTCCGACGACTTCGTGACCGACGCCACGAACGGTGGGCTGCCGGAGCTGTCGATGGTGTGGCATGACAGCCCCTACGACGAGCACCCCGTAGCCGACGTCACCCGGGGCCAGGACAAGATCTGGCAGGCCGTCGACGCCGTCGTCACCGCCGGACTGTGGGACACCACCGTGTTCCTGCTCAGCTGGGACGACTGGGGCGGGTACGACGACCACGTCATCACCCCGAACCTGGAACAAACCCCCGACGGGGTCCAGCTCGCCTACGGGCCGCGGGTGCCGCTGCTGATGTTCGGCGGGCCGGTCCGGTCCGGGATCGACTCCCGCTGGAACGGCCACCCCAGCATCGGCAAGACCGTCCTCGACCTCCTTGGTCTGCCACCCCTGGGTGTGCCCCGTCTCGACGATGCCCCGACCCTGGCCGACCTCGTCGACCCCACTGCGAAGCCGTCGCCCACCCCACCGGCGTACGGCACCACGATCACCCAGCCGACGCCGCCGTCACCGGCGCCCATCCCGACACCCCTCCCACCGCCACCCGCACCCCACTCCGCAGCCGTCGGCCCCGTGATCCTGCGCGACGGCAGCACCCTGCCCCCACCCAACGACCAACCCGTCACCTAG
- a CDS encoding Lsr2 family protein encodes MARTVIEQITDDLDGSADASAVTFTYDGTEYTIDLSTKNKTAFDKLMKPYIGAATKVVGRRGSPRKGPRSAGKRVDLSAVREWAAANGYEVSARGRVKAEIVDAYAAAH; translated from the coding sequence ATGGCCCGCACTGTGATCGAGCAGATTACCGATGACCTCGACGGCTCGGCTGACGCTTCCGCTGTCACCTTCACCTACGACGGCACCGAGTACACGATTGATCTGAGCACCAAGAACAAGACCGCGTTCGACAAGCTGATGAAGCCGTATATCGGCGCGGCGACCAAGGTCGTAGGGCGTCGCGGCAGTCCCCGTAAGGGCCCCCGCTCGGCGGGAAAGCGCGTCGACCTGAGCGCGGTCCGGGAGTGGGCCGCGGCCAACGGGTACGAGGTCTCCGCTCGAGGTCGCGTCAAGGCGGAGATCGTCGACGCGTACGCCGCCGCCCACTGA